A region of the Echeneis naucrates chromosome 22, fEcheNa1.1, whole genome shotgun sequence genome:
TGGCCATTACACTGTAAGTAGGGGGGCAGGCACAATAATTTCCGACAGCTGGCTATTTTACTGATTTGGCCATGCAGCAAAATAGTAACAACACACATCTGTGTATCCAAGGTTATTAGGTGTACTGGCCCTGTCTGATTTTAcctcccctctctttttgtcctctttgTCATTCATGAATCAGGGCCATCCTAGCCACTCCCACCCTTGTTGTATATGTCCTCTATGGGgtggagagggaagagaggcaAAGGCAGAATAGCAGCTGTGGATTTTAGCCTCCTGCTGACTGAtgtctgatgaagatgatgccCCAGGGAGGGTCAGTTTTGGCATGGTGGGTTACACATGCTCCTCTCTGGCCTCTGGACcgacacataaacaaacaaatctttgcAGAATGCAATCTGGTCATCAAGATAGCAGCTCCCCTTCTTCTGACTTAATTTAATTACCCCTCCCTGTTGAGCAGTTGGGCTATGTTTGGAAATCCTATCTATACTTTGCATCACTTATCTTTCAACAACTGCAGCAGAGCATTATGAGCATAAATGAGCAACGTAATACAGGAAAGGGATGGATTCAAAAGAACTTCCAAAACTCACATTACATAGCAACAACAGTTTTCTTCATCCACAACTAATGTCACTCTGCAGTTAAACATTGTTTATGCACCTAAAAGCAATCTGTTTGACCTCAAAGAGGCTGATGTCAgggattcccccccccccccccacatacaGGCAGCCTGAATATACTGAACTCAACATTTACTATGTaccaggttttgtttttttttttttttgttttttacctcaGATAAAAAGGCTTCTACAAGTCACATGAATTCCAAATTAAATTAGTACTTAGTACTAATTTCATCCTGGACGGATAAAGCCAAAGTTTGAACTATTAGATATGACAGCTCTCCTACTAAACTGATGGTTTTGAAGTTGCGGTTGTGAGGCAGAGGCTGCTGTTGtcaaacgcgcacacacacacacacacagagagagagagagacagagacagcaggagagagagacagagagagggagggagtgagagagagagatagatagagagagacagagacagagagggagcgagagcgCTCCTCTACTCTCTCCCGGCTCCAGCCCAGCctgtgtggtctgtgtggtGCGTGTGTGAGGAGCTGGGATGTCCTCTCACACACTGTTGCTAAGGAAATGGATGACTTGAATGGATCCGTGTTCCGGGCTgaatcctcctcctctgctgtctttctgtgtgtttacaggaaTCACAGCGAACAACGTGACGCCTCAGCGCCAGCTCTGCACCAGCCGGGGTAAGGGATTATTTctacatggatttttttttgtagcccTTTTTCTCAGACCTTGTAACAACAGTAAACAATCAGACTGAGCTTTGAGGTTAATTATTCAAAACTGGAATGATGtgtttgtatgaaaaaaaaaaaaaaaaaaaaagccacaatgCACCGGCTGAAAAGTCCGtcagatgaaaaattaaaagaaaaaaaaaaaagagcagaacattCTCAAGTTTATTTCTAGTGGATAATATATTCCCAGAGGACAGCCTCGTATTACTGTTTATGGAGGGCAAGCTCAGTTTATCAGGTAAACAGCACTGAATTGAAAGTGGTAgcaatatactgtatatgaaTGGAGTGAAGACGCTGCAGCTTTAAGTCCACATAGCTTTTGAGCATTGCAAATACCACAAACTGATTTCTGCTTCTCCAATAACAGCTCTAAAGGGCTCCGCTAAGGAAAAAGGATACATACaagatgcacacatgcacaacaacCCCCTGTGTTTTGCTCACCTACAGTCAGTCTGAGCCGGCTCTTACAGCTCATGCTTCATGCTGTCCTTTGTTTCCagccaggaagaaaaaaaaaaaaaaaaagccctcccTGATATTGTGAGGTGAGTGAGCGAAGAATGAAGGGGGGAGAGTGAGGATATCCACTCACaatttcttctgtgtttctctgtcctcCAGTCCAGTCGAGCTGCAGCCGAAGAAGTGAGGAACTGGGGATCTGACTGGCAGCTGGCTGACCACcaagggaggggagagaggcgGCTGGGCTGTGGGGTTGGTGAGTCTGGCTGGCGCTGAGTGAATGCTGCCAGGAGAGGACAAGGGCTGAAGTGGCAGAAACGTTGACTTTCAAAAGGAGCATGGCATCCACGGGCATGCAGATATTTGGATTTGTCCTGGCATTGCTGGGCATCATGGGTGCTATGGTGGCAACGGTGCTACCTAACTGGAAGGTCAGCGCAGATGTGGGCTCCAACATCATCACAGCAATCTCCCAGATGCAAGGACTGTGGATGGATTGCACATGGTACAGCACAGGCATGTTCAGTTGCACACTTAAGTACTCTGTGCTTTCACTACCTGCGTACTTACAGACTGCCCGCACCACCATGGTGCTGTGCTGCGTACTGGCTGCCATGGGCCTCTGCCTTGCGTCGCTGGGACTAAAATGCACAAGATGGGGAGGTGGACGACGCTCCAAGCGGCACGCTGCCATTGCCAGTGGTGGCTGCTTCGTTGCTGCAGGCTTTCTGTGTCTGGTGCCTGCCTCCTGGTTTACCAATGAGGTTATCACCAACTTCCTGGACTCCAGTGTGCCCGAGAGCAATAAGTTTGAGCCTGGGGGAGCTGTTTATGTTGCCTTTGTTTCAGCAGGATTCCTCTTTGTTGGGGGGTCCATCTTCTGTATGTCCTGCTCAGGGAAGAGGCATGGCCCCCAGGACCTGGTTCTGCTCCCTCCACCTGACAAATtgctgctccagcagcagcagcaacagctgctccagcagcagcaggagctccAGCACCAatactgctctctctctccattagACAATAAGACTGGCTACAGCCTGCAGGACTATGTGTAATAAAACAGCGCTGTGTACGCTACAGCTAAAGGGAGATTAGCCTGAGGGGAAACCATCGCAGCTTCTGCTACACACTGGGCTCTACCCAAGATTAGAGGTGGAGAAAAAATGAGGGAGGAGGGCAACAactttgaatatattttctccttctcactctggctcttctccttttttctgttttgcaagCACAAGCAGTGGAGGTATTCCCTAAGCAGCGCCTTGGAACaaacagtgtgaatgtgtaAGGAGGAAGGATAAGGTGCTGCAGAATCGAACGAAGCCGCTAACCAAATGCAGACATCCTTCATCAGTAAATCACAGAAAGAGTTCCCTGGGGAATGGATTAAGCAAATAAGGAAGGCTTCCgagtacattttttttccatcgcCAAAGGTTTGAatagaggggggaaaaaagcaatcATTTAGCTGCTATTAACAATCATTTGGTTCACTCCCATTTGACAAAATAAGCAACATAATGTCTGAGAACAGTAGGTTGAAGTCCTCTCATAGCAAGCCATTGTAGATTTTCGTATTCTTAATCCACTAGAATTCTACGTGGAATTGACTGAAATAAATGGTCTTATTTTTGTTAGCTACTAGAATTGATATTTTGCCTCTAAAGCATGCTGTGTGGAGCCTGTCTGTGTATTAATACAGCGGAATGCTTGGTAGAAGACTGAGAAATAGCCACACAATGCCTGTGCCTGAAAAGCTGTAGAAACATTACCCTGCTGTAACTGTTCAAAGAGGACTGTCAGGAGGAATAGATGTGGGCTGCTGGGCTGGATTTGAGAGTGAACATCCAGACAAAAAGacctgcttctctctctgcaggtggaAATATGAGTGATACATTCAATCCTTCAGCAGAGTGGGCCATCTGATGTgctcttttcatgttttcatccaGACATTAACATTGTTCCTGTAAGTAGCACCTACTAATCCCAGTCCACTCATGCACCCCTAAACACTTACACATGctcttgtgttttcatgtaCGGAGTAAACACTCAGACGCTCCAGCTATTTGCATGTGCTTTTCACTGCTGTCATCCTCCTCCACACTGCCATGGAAACAGAATTCAGCATTCAAATATCTTTATTGTCTGGGGGTACGTGCATGTCAGTCACTAATTTGAAATTGTTTGAGGGGAGTGGGATGTATGGGCGTCTCTTTCTTCACTTTGGCTTCATAAGCTCTAATCAGAGCCTCTGCTCACACCACTTTAACTAATCTCCTTTATTAGCCAGCGGCATGAAGCAGCATCCCTGGTATGTGGTCAGAGAAAATGCTCTTCTTTGCTCCCCATTGTTATGGTGTTTATACCATATGAAGAGCCTCACAGGGGTGAGCAGATGTTTAATGGTGcagtggcagagaggcagagtggcaaaaaataaacagagcgGGAGATCCTCCTTGAACCATGGTGAACCAAGTAACTGTGTGGCAGCcagttaaaaaaagatttgaatcATTCTCCATATGTGACTTGTTTTTCAAGTGCGTCAGCATTGTGCATAAGCTAGCAGTCTGCACCTGCAAAAGGTCTCAGTATCTTAAATTGCGGCCACTTGACTGTGCCACAAGCCCTCTGTTTTCCACCTGTCAagtccaacttttttttttactctctcccTGTCTTGCTTGTGTCATGTCACATGGATGTGTTTGCTGACAAGCACACGCTGATGCATGTTGAAAGCATGGCTGCCcagcacacatacacgcatAAAGCTAACTCCCACCTACTTATACGTCAGCAGCACTGTCACGCTCGTGTCTACTTTTTACTGGGAAAAGGGTATCAGAgcaatattgtttttgtgcttgaGACAGACCTTGGCATTGATGTATAGGAGTGCAcattccctccttctctctcataAACACGCAGCTTCCTGGGGGAGAGCAGATGGCTAAGTCCAGCTCGCCACCTGCAGGCTGCTACCGGCACGCCACAGGCATCTCTGTCGGCGCTACTGCCGGCCCTGGCAGCCCTCTAGGGTCAGGTTTCTACCCCACCCTGAACTCGCCATCTTGCCCAGCCGAAAGAACTGGCCTCCTGACAATGACTCACTGTCCAGGCACCATAACCAATGcaataaacaatgaaaagaatGTGCCATGTCATCAACTAATACTGACACGATGTGTTTTGAGAATGTGCCAAATCGTCTCATGATGACACGTTTTAATACTATCCGGAAttctttatgtttatttttttattgcgTTGTTTGTACAtgaattacaaattaaaatgttttattgatttgttcTGCCAGACTGAGTCTCAAGTCGACTAGATGCTCATGTACAGTCCAGTGCAGCTTTTGAGGGTTATTTTAAATCCTCTGCATTCCTCATTTCTCAAAGCACAGCAAGACTTCACTGAGCATGAGATTTTCATTGGGAAGATATGAGTTTGGTattttatatatgaaaaaaaaaaaaaaaaaaggatttgtgaAAGCAGATATGGTTCACTGTAGGTCAGTGAAAAATGTTCACAAGTATGGAAGGTCTTaaaggtgtttgtttttcctgaggAATTCCCTCAGGTTGTTTCAATATAAGATACAATACCATATTCATATCATATCTTCTTTATAAGAAGACTACTCAATGTACCTTTACTTGTGTTACTTTAtttgacagcagtttgtttcaAATGACTGAGCATTCAGAGCTCCCTGGACCAAGACAAATACATAACACAACTGGCActctggggaaaaaagggaacGATTTCTGCCTGATAGGATTCAGCAGGGAAATAGGAGCTAgaggtttctcttttttgtggCTGTGTAGCTTGATCATCAGCACGCAATTTCATTAGCTTATAAATGGCCAGAGTGCAAAGTGACTTGGTCCTAAAAGTCTAAAGAGTTACAACTCTCCTGCATATACTGTAACAAGATGttgatttatcattttgatAACCGCAGCTTATTTTTGTGGATGCTTTAGCACTTCTTACTTTGCCAGAGCATATTTGTGATGATGAACAGTTCACAAGTTCTGATACAGTTGTCTCAATGTGCTTGTGCAAGTAGTTCTATTTTTTACcaataaaactattttgtgAAAGCAACATGCCTAATGTATGTAGTCTTGTTGTGTGCTCTTATGCGTAGATGATTAGAGCAGAGATGGTATTTGTCTTCCTGCCAAACATAGGAGATTGGTGGTTGGTGCAGGCTTTGCTGAGTGTAGGCAGACTGGCTGTTCGGCTGCTCATATGACGCACCCAAGAATACAGCAAATTCAATCCAACTGAAAAATGCATCCATAAAACATTACTATGTGCAAATGGGTTTTAAAAAAGGCATTAATGCCACACCCACCCTAGTCCTGCCATTCCATACTGAGATGACAGGATTTCTGaatacacaaatgaaataataacaGCACCTCAGGGAGCTTAAGGCAATAAGAGTTATCTCAGTTGTCCCGTTTATTTGACACTGAGTCACGAGTTTAACGGCAACATGGAAAGTAGCTGCTGATGATATGCAATTAAACAGGCACAGACGGGAACAGCTGAAGGACTGACTAAGCCTGGAGAACTTTAACCCTTTGATTATATATAACAATGACtacaaaaaggtaaaataaatataaattaataaaagtaataataatataaataataataaaaagtaaatatataaataaatgtttagaGTTTGCCTGTACACATTATCACAGGACCAAATAAATGACAACTGCAATTAAGAAGTGCAAACAAAATCAAGAAATTGTACATAAGTAACAGAAAGTAAGTGATGATCTGTTTGTTGACATTAAATTTACCAGCTGCAATCTCCATAACTGATTATTTCATGAATTTCAGATGCCGCTTCTCAAATGATGAgttgttcattttcttttttgtagtAGAAAACCAAATATCCTTGACTTGGACAGATGATTGGATAAAACCAGAAATCTGAATGGTGCCACCTTGTGCATTCGGATCGCATCTTTTTATGTCTAATCTGTCACTTAATTGACAAAACAATTAATCAAGAAGATTGATTAGACTGATTAGTATATGACGCAAACAACAACTATTTCTATTATCGATTAGATTTAATTATcaaatgatttaatgatttttctggtgcatcatttatttattttgcccaATAAAATGTCACATCAAAGTGAAAAGTGCCCagcataatttaaaaagttcattGCTGAATCAATTTAGACATGTAATGAATTCTCAACGTAAACAGTGAttattttttctgcagctcaatAATAATTCATCAAATTGAGGGTgtgcaaaaacagatttttatatttcaaaataagtATAAAGAAAACAGCCAATATTTATTATCTTATAAAGACACAGCCTAAGATGTAAAAAATCATTAATGATATTAATGATCAGAGTATGAAAAAATGATACAACCAAAACCATACTGTTTCATATCAGAATGCTGTCGTATGTGTGACATACGGCCTATGCAGTTCAGATGCAGGGCTCAATATTTGGTTACTTTACAAGACCATCTGAGCTCTCATTACAGCTGATTGGACCCTGGTTGACATAATTTGAGTGAGAATGTGCTTCCCTGAAACAAAGATGGATTATTTAAGGCTCTTGCTCATTCTCAGACACCTCTTGGTTATACAACAAGAGTGCAGATCAAATAACTACTTCTCTCATGGGGAAACACTAATAAGATCTGCTCCTCTGTGAGTTTAACCTACATTTTCCATCAAAGGCTTTCACCCCAAGATGCCGCAATGACAGATCTGGAATGGGAGCTTAGATTAGGGGAGGTGAGCACTTGTCAGTTTGAGGCAGGGGTTAATCATGTGTTGAGCTTTCCTTTGAACTCTACAGCATTGTGAAATTCACAGATTATTTTACTGACCTGCTCACAGAAGCATTGATATACTCTACCAGTCATGCTGGCATGCGCAAAGCGCAAGAGACATATCTGTACATGTTAAGGAACCATGAAGTCATCGCTCATCAAAACCGAATTAAGGATCGTCACATTGTTCAGAATGCAAACACCCAAATCATTCAAGCATGCCACCATACTTAATGTGCAGCTCTTTGTTTAGGACAGCTGTTAAGCTCATAAAGGTTCATACTGAAGATATAATGCGGTCATCAACAATGATGGAGAGTGACCTTCCTTTGTTGGACCTGCTTTCCTTTGGTCCCACTATACATGTGAGGCTGGGGAATAACAGCAATGACCTTGGCTGCGCATTAAACTGCTGAGGAAGGCAGTAAAATCTATGGAGATGACAAAAGGAGGGCTTGTAGGAAAACAATACACTCTGACAGTTCAAGGGAGGGCCTTTAATATTTCATCTTGGAGAACGGGGCGGGACGCATGGCTGGGATGATTCAGTAAGAGGAAGGTGAGTGACGCTAAATAGTTGGTGAATACATCAGTGGAGATTATTGTCTTTAGTTAGAGACGACTAAAATGTATTATTGAGATCacagaaagacaacaacagGCCAAGGCAAAGGGACACTTCCACTCATGTACAAAACATGGATGCGCCtgtcagtttctttgttttatttgtttcaaacCTTACACAACCTTAACACATTCACTAAACCCTTACGTCTTCAGTCCCTCTCAAAAAACCAAAATTAAATCATGAAACTGCAGTGCACAAAGTTTAAATTAGAATGCTCAAATAAGCCTTCAAGTTAATAGCTTATAGATTGATGCCTCcctgcctgattttttttttttactgacttcatttgtttttggtgtgtcGGGGCTCCAACGCCAATTTACTTGGTCTGATCATGGTTTATTTGAAGCTGGCCTTTTTTGGTTGGGAGGGTTAACATAATTCCTCAAAATATCTACATATTCTATTGGCTTGCTCACCAGCATAACAAAGCTGAATCTGCTAAACTGAATGCTGACGCTGAGCAAACTCGGCACAGTTTCTTGTTAGGAGGAGCAGTAGATCTCTGGAGATGTTCATACGCCAACTCTGCCAGCCTCTGCATTTTGTttaaagagaggaggaggagagtatTTTTAGCTTTCTTCACCTTGGGTTTGTGAGGTATCAAGACCAAGCCTTCAGGCATTTACCTTGCTGGCACGAGTCATTGAAATAACTTTCCCAAATACTCTTGATACCATGTTTGACCCCGTTTATGAGATAGGAATAGGCCTGGATGAGTAGTGTGGCTCTATCTTGTGCAGAGTGAGATGAGAAAGCAGTGCAGCCCCACCGAGCAAATTCTCACTCTTATTGTTGAGGCAAGAGCTGGGCCACTCCAGGTCACAGTGAAGATATCCATCACCGATGCTGCCAGGGCAATACACCATTACAGAGGTGGGCCACATTCAACACTAAAACACCCTCTGACTAAAACAGATGGACCcattttgatatttcaaaaaCCAGCTGACACATTACCTGGagagaaaaaccaaaatgtttaaACTACTGATTAAAATGTCTGCTACATTTATACTGCAAAAGCAATCCCAGACAACAGCCAACCAAAATGGATGCTCAATGTAGCATTAACAAATTTAATTTAGGATGTCATCTGGCCTGTGCTCTTTGTAGCCAATAGTGTACAAGGCAAACATCTGTAGGGCTCTTCTCCTGTGAGCCTCAGTTAGTTGGTGGGCGACAGCTGATTCAACCATTACTCAGGGCAGGCTGATGGCTGGCCCAGACAACCATCTGTTGGAGGTTTGCTTCACTCTCCTTTCAAATCGATCTCTGTCATGAATCTGtcctctgctgtgctgtagTTGTGCAAATGAGGCTTTCCAATGGGTCTATATCCATTAAATGCCAAAACGCCTAGTTCTCTAGATGTCCTATGGAAGAAACAACACATTGCTCACTATGGAACATATGTTACCGTACTTAAAGTCCTTCCTATGACGGACAGAAGCTGAATTTAATCCCTCTATGCCCAGATACAGAGAGGACGGAGGCAGGCGAAAAGAAAGGTCAATACAGTCTCTCTTTGCAGGTCAGCTCCTTTCaatggaaagaagaagagagaatgaATTTGGATGATGGGATGTTCTTGCTGAAAATGTAGATGTCTTGATGGCAGTGGATACTCTAATATCGCTTGACCTCTGACTACTAGAAAAGTGTATAATATGTACAGAAAAGCATAAAAGCTTGTTTCTAttctcagatttttctctttgataGATCTCCCAAAAATACACTGTGTATAGCTGTGAATGACAAAAGCAATTTGAGAATCCCTCAATCAGTCCATGTATGTGAGAATTAACAGGAGAAGAGTGACTAATAAGGAAAGGGAGCCAGGTGTGGTCTACAGCAGGACAGACCTAGGGCAGTCTGAGCCTCGGGGAACACCACTGAAGCAGCCAATCGCCTCTCTTAGAAACCTTCAAGGACAATCTCAGTCACTCAATGTGACACAGAAGAGGTGCAGTCCGGGGGCGAGAAGAACATGACAGACAGATTaaacagaaagaatgagagcCTACCTACTGACCCTACGTCAATATGGACCACAGCAGCTGCTAATCTAAAATGGATTCAATATTTCCCTTCCCATTAGCCTGCATTGCCCAGTTCCTACAAGTTCAATTCAACTGACCAATCCATTCTACTTCCCCTGCCTTTATCTGATGCTGTTTGCTTTTCATGGCCACCTAAAAAGGTTCAGTAGTAATTTTCATTGCGTTCTCTGTGGCTCTTTGCGACCCAGTGCTTATTGGATTGGAAAGTATTAAACCACTTCAACTGTTTTATCACACACTACCAAATGCCATGTGAATGACAGCACCTTTTATTGTGTACTTTAATTGTAATAAAGAACTGCCATTGGGGTACGGACAAGTGAAGCCACTGACTGATGAGTGATGCCATCTTTTTGAATTTTCTGAATTTAAGAACCATTTTATgaatacatagaaaaaaaatgatcaagGACATACATGAATaactccaaaaaagaaaacaaccgCATGCCCAGGGACTTGACAAAGACATGCCAagagcagacaaaaagaaaagcacagctGTGCTTCAGTTTGAACAAATCCCAGTACTTCATGGTGAACAAGATAATACCAATAATCAGGCCACTGAGCCGATTTACTGGCCATAGGGATAGGTATAAGGGATAGTCAGACACACATGTGGCagcaaagtgaaagagaaaaacagagagggaaatACCATTTATATTTGTCAATTACTCTCTTGTTACAATTAACTTCTGTCCACAAAATGGGGTATTTAGATATTATCATTTTTAAGTAGCATCGGCATTTTTAGTGGAGTTTATCACCAAAGAGAGAATCCATTAAAACAAATGTACCATTGCCATGACAATATTTTTCTGTCTATCCTGGATCACATTACGTATTCTTACAGGAATGTGTACTTTAGCTAGAAGTCAATATTCCTGTGTTACAAATGCAAACTCCAAGCCAACTAACACTTTGATGTCCCATAAATCAGGAAGGGCATTTTTACTGGACATGCCATTCTGCATAATTACTCAGTTGGGTACCAATAAACAATGCAGAGCCATAGAGTTTTTTATAAATCATACGACATGACACACTAGTAAAAAGGGGATTGAAAAATCCAGAGTATGACAGCATTAACACATTCAATGTGCTCTTTGATCTTTATAGGACAATAACAGCAGAAGGGCCTCCTCATCGAACAGTCATCATCTCTCCTAATGATCTCAATTCAATAGGTGCCCAAAAACATTTGGATGATCTGTGTAAGTATGTTGGACGGCTATTTATTGAGTGCGAGTGCCCACTCTGTTCACATTTCTATATAAGGCTTACACGCCAACGCACACTTATGTATGCACATGTACACCACACATATGTCGAAATCCATTAAGCTATAGTTTgatatatacacaaaaataagACTCAAGAGTAGAAAAAGGCATGGAAAGGCAGCTGAGTGTGATGAAATAATCATTGAGAGCCAGCTCTTCTAAGAGAATGAACAATCAGCAATGGTCCCATTCACTTTGCTGCATTTTACTCCCCACAGGAGATTAAATATTTACCAACAGTAGGTCTCCTGAAGAGTCACCACAACTTCAAGGGACCAACAGCCCTTCCCTGACATCCACCTAACACCTATCCTTTAatccaggaaaagaaaaacacggTTTGATTTGTACAAAGATGTAAGAGAGCTCCTGAGTGTTTCAAAAGGCATGTGTCTCTAATCCCAGAGATGTCTCAGGGACGCTCTCGATTAGCCAACattgatatttaaaattttgcaggagcacttttattttttgatgcaATCCAGAGTCTTACTAGAAATTATAACCCCccaagtaaaaataataaaaaaaaaaaaaaaaacttgcattCTCATGTTCTTTAAGTGAGTGAATACCTTTCTTTcaccactaacacacacatatgggcTGAAAGtcacagagaaagaaatcagTCCTAAAAAAAGAACTAGGCCCTCATTACAAGGCACGGTGTGATCGTGTCACAACTGAAATACCCACCAGGCATCATTACAACCTAGAAAGGGTCcaaagacagagcagaaacaacacTGATTCAACTCAGTCCTAATGAAGCCTTAAAgcaaaaagagggagagatgagtGATTGTGACATGATGAGGGACATGATGAGAAGAAGATTTTAGGAGACGTGAGAAGGTCTTTCTGCTATCTTGGGGTAAGAGCTGTGAAATAGTAATGTGTCCATCTGCCACTTTTCCAATCCTAGTGCTAAAGACTGAAATCAATATTTAACTCTCATTGCATAAGATCTGAACCAAACAGCAAATGCCATTATATTGTAAAGAGCAGcacaaaagcaaattaaaatggaTAATTGCACTTCAAAAGGAGTCTAATCTGCTTCTGTGGTTCATAAAACTGATCCCAAGTGGAAAAATTAGGAACCATTTTGGTGccaaatgcaaatcaaatcaaaaatatcCCGACATTTAATATGCTTTAACACACTTTGTGGTCACATGTTTTATTTACCACAGTAATCTAAAAGTTAAGATATTAATGAGTATTATTTATGTTAATTCTCACCTCTGGTTTGGGGACAAAGGCCCGTCCAGGAATAGTGAAGCAGTTGTGAACAGTGCAGAGATATTGAGCCATGATGGACAGACGGCTCCTCTGCCTGCTGCCTGTGCTGGCTGTTAACCTCTGGATGGAGATGACAATTGGTATAAATTAGTGACATATTTTCAGTAAAACCAGGCAAAGTG
Encoded here:
- the LOC115035867 gene encoding claudin-20 gives rise to the protein MASTGMQIFGFVLALLGIMGAMVATVLPNWKVSADVGSNIITAISQMQGLWMDCTWYSTGMFSCTLKYSVLSLPAYLQTARTTMVLCCVLAAMGLCLASLGLKCTRWGGGRRSKRHAAIASGGCFVAAGFLCLVPASWFTNEVITNFLDSSVPESNKFEPGGAVYVAFVSAGFLFVGGSIFCMSCSGKRHGPQDLVLLPPPDKLLLQQQQQQLLQQQQELQHQYCSLSPLDNKTGYSLQDYV